In bacterium, the genomic stretch TTGGTCTCGGGCGCGGCCTTCGTCGGCATGTGCGCCGCGGCCGCCGACCAGATCGCATTCACGACCAGGATCGCGCCGGACAGCAGGGCGGCGTAGATCATCAGCGAGCCGATGGCGCGCGTGTCTTCGTCCTTAGAGAGCTTGAACATGACCCCCAGGATCAGGCCCGCCGGCGGCGCAAAGAACGAGCCGATGATCAGGCCGATCTGCGTGAACACTGAGATATGCACAACATTGGGGGTCTCGCCGCGGTTCACGGCCGAGATGGCGACGCACATGCCCCACAGGCGGCGCGTCTCGCCGATGACACACAGCAGACAGGCCAAGGCCACACCCGAGAGCATCACGAAGACGATACGGGGGTCCTCAAAGGGGTTGATGCCGACGGCCTTGAAGGCCGCCACGTCCAACTCCTTGACCTTCTCCCAG encodes the following:
- a CDS encoding zinc ribbon domain-containing protein, with protein sequence MAVSSCPKCGAKVAPTDAVCMDCGQDLIAAREDIVQQAMKEARNGPAGPASPAAAVANPAAAGIVLPGENADEKRLRVFDKQEADLLRKQRPAMIVIVVFAVIGMFAMLAAASSYLKQGGGWEKVKELDVAAFKAVGINPFEDPRIVFVMLSGVALACLLCVIGETRRLWGMCVAISAVNRGETPNVVHISVFTQIGLIIGSFFAPPAGLILGVMFKLSKDEDTRAIGSLMIYAALLSGAILVVNAIWSAAAAHMPTKAAPETKGGGGEGASLWRMLA